Proteins from one Spirochaetaceae bacterium genomic window:
- a CDS encoding ABC transporter permease, producing the protein MWKEKPLGVASGVIVLLLIVVAIFGDQLAPHPYYEMHLIDRLQGSSAQYLLGTDQMGRDLLSRLIAGARISVVVGLAATTVNVVVAVLVGGVSGFVGGKYDITVQRFVDAWMSIPTLLILLTVMSIVGRGFFQIIAVLGISGGIGGSRVVRSAVIGVKENAYFQSAEAIGSSRWRTLIRHVLPNIVAPIIIIFSINVGGVIMAEASLSFLGYGLSVDIPSWGGMLSREGRQYMEQAPWMALWPGLCLTIAVYSFNMLGDALRDLLDPRLRGGGGRLGVDAVTSV; encoded by the coding sequence TTGTGGAAAGAGAAGCCGCTGGGTGTCGCCAGCGGAGTTATCGTATTGCTATTGATTGTTGTGGCTATCTTTGGCGATCAATTGGCCCCTCATCCATATTATGAAATGCACCTGATAGACAGACTGCAGGGCTCATCAGCCCAGTATCTGCTGGGTACCGACCAGATGGGGAGAGACTTGTTGAGCCGCCTTATCGCCGGGGCTCGTATCTCCGTCGTTGTCGGTCTGGCCGCGACTACGGTGAATGTCGTCGTCGCTGTCCTGGTCGGCGGCGTTTCAGGATTCGTTGGTGGTAAATATGACATTACGGTGCAGAGATTTGTCGATGCATGGATGTCTATACCAACTTTGCTCATATTGTTAACGGTAATGTCCATTGTAGGGCGAGGATTTTTTCAGATCATTGCAGTCCTGGGCATATCAGGAGGTATCGGCGGCTCGAGAGTGGTCAGAAGTGCGGTCATAGGGGTAAAAGAAAATGCCTATTTTCAGTCGGCAGAGGCGATTGGGTCGTCGCGATGGAGGACGCTCATCCGACATGTTCTGCCCAATATCGTTGCGCCCATAATCATCATTTTCAGCATTAACGTCGGCGGCGTGATTATGGCTGAGGCTTCTCTCAGCTTCCTCGGATACGGTCTATCGGTGGATATTCCCAGTTGGGGCGGTATGCTCAGCCGGGAAGGACGTCAGTATATGGAGCAGGCGCCATGGATGGCTCTGTGGCCAGGGCTGTGCCTGACGATTGCGGTGTACAGCTTCAACATGTTGGGTGACGCCCTCAGGGACCTGCTCGATCCGCGGCTGCGGGGTGGTGGTGGGCGGCTGGGTGTCGATGCCGTTACGTCGGTTTGA